The Anas platyrhynchos isolate ZD024472 breed Pekin duck chromosome Z, IASCAAS_PekinDuck_T2T, whole genome shotgun sequence genome includes a window with the following:
- the ERMP1 gene encoding endoplasmic reticulum metallopeptidase 1 → MERSAAAAVRRLRAAGSGGERDRDRRPAAPPRQDDDGDGDCAAGKSRDGGRRRPQALPERRAAAVVLLYLLALRGLVHVAHRHLLSRPQRGGNPHFSAHRARGYLDNLTAIGPRTVGSPANEVLAVNYLLEQIRAIETESTDAHKISVDVQRPTGSFSIDFLGGFTSYYANITNVVVKLEPRNGAEHAVLSNCHFDSVPNTPGASDDAVSCSVMLEILYTLSKSSEPLQHAVIFLFNGAEENILQASHGFITQHEWAKSIRAFINLEAAGVGGKELVFQTGPENPWLVQAYVYAAKHPFASVVAQEIFQSGIIPADTDFRIYRDFGNVPGIDLAFIENGYIYHTKYDTSDRILTDSIQRAGDNILAVLKYLATSDKLAKSFEYRHGNVVFFDVLGLFVLAYPARVGTIMNCIIAAIAFLYLGKKVFQPKTRVINNLKKLFTAFGLILLSWISTLVTVVIVAVFVSLIGRSLSWYTHFYVSVFLYGTAAAAKLILVHTLAKKFYYKSMNDLNLGDVFFDASLLIWTIALAVITQIGLCSAFICMLWVAFPLLTKLMIHKEFRQKGATIKFLVLYMLGMFVPYLYIMYLSWTIFEMFTPIMGRSGSEIPPDVVLAGFIVAITMILSSYFINFIYLVKSTKLTLITSTAVSVVTLILVCSGIFFPYSSDMANPKPKRVFLQHTSRRFHDLDGNLVKSDSGIWINGFDYNGISHITPHIPEINDTIRTPCEEWAPFCGLPWILPVHFMFRKNWYLPAPEIFPRSPIHFKVLAKELMPWNSVRLSFEVSGPSHMSLYIRPHKGSALSTWSLGDGTPVASIGGDYFVFYSHGLHATPWNFWIELTASEKHSDGIVSLAIAAHYFFGEDQKSPQLYALLERLPNWTFSSGWSCTYDLFVF, encoded by the exons ATGGAGcggagcgcggcggcggcggtgcgGCGGCTGCGCGCGGCCGGCAGCGGCGGGGAGCGCGATCGCGACCGGCGCCCGGCGGCACCTCCGCGACAGGACGACGACGGAGACGGCGACTGCGCCGCGGGGAAGAGCCGGgacggggggcggcggcggccgcagGCGCTGCCGgagcggcgggcggcggcggtggTGCTGCTGTACCTGCTGGCGCTGCGCGGCCTGGTGCACGTCGCGCACCGGCACCTGCTGAGCCGCCCGCAGCGCGGCGGGAACCCGCACTTCAGCGCGCACCGCGCCAG GGGGTACCTCGACAACTTAACAGCGATTGGGCCCAGGACGGTTGGAAGCCCGGCGAATGAAGTTCTTGCAGTTAACTACCTCCTAGAACAAATCAGGGCGATAGAAACTGAAAGCACAGATGCTCACAAGATCTCTGTAGACGTGCAGAGGCCGACAGGCTCCTTCAGCATTGACTTTTTGGGAGGCTTTACTAGTTACTATGCAAACATAACCAATGTGGTAGTGAAGCTGGAACCCCGAAATGGAGCTGAGCATGCAGTCTTATCCAATTGTCACTTTGATTCCGTACCAAATACCCCAG GTGCCAGTGATGATGCTGTTAGCTGCTCAGTGATGCTTGAAATACTTTACACTCTCTCAAAATCATCAGAACCCTTGCAGCATGCTGTCATATTCCTGTTTAAtggagcagaagaaaatattttgcag GCTAGTCACGGCTTCATTACACAACATGAGTGGGCCAAGTCAATTAGAGCTTTTATTAACCTGGAGGCAGCAGGTGTAGGAGGAAAAGAACTTGTTTTTCAAACAG GACCTGAAAATCCATGGTTGGTACAGGCATATGTATATGCAGCCAAACATCCCTTTGCCTCTGTAGTGGCACAGGAAATCTTTCAGAGTGGTATTATCCCAGCAGATACAGACTTCCGGATCTACAGGGACTTTGGTAATGTTCCAG GGATAGACCTGGCTTTTATTGAAAATGGCTATATTTATCATACAAAGTATGACACATCAGACAGAATTTTAACAGATTCGATTCAGAGAGCAG GTGACAATATTCTAGCTGTCCTAAAATACCTTGCAACATCGGATAAGCTGGCCAAATCTTTTGAGTATAGACATggaaatgttgtgttttttgatGTACTTGGCTTATTTGTCCTGGCTTACCCTGCTCGTGTTGGCACCATCATGAATTGCATAATAGCAGCAATTGCTTTTCTTTACTTAGGCAAGAAAGTATTCCAGCCCAAAACCAGAG TTATTAATAacttgaagaaattatttactgcaTTTGGCTTAATACTGTTAAGTTGGATCTCCACACTAGTAACTGTGGTTATTGTGGCAGTGTTCGTCTCTCTCATTGGACGGTCTCTATCTTGGTATACCCATTtctatgtttctgtgtttctgtatggcactgcagctgcagctaAACTCATCCTTGTGCATACACTAGCCAAGAAGTTTTACTACAAG AGTATGAATGACCTGAACCTGGGAGATGTGTTTTTTGATGCCTCATTGCTGATTTGGACTATAGCATTGGCTGTGATTACTCAGATAGGCCTTTGTTCAGCGTTCATTTGTATGTTGTGGGTGGCATTTCCATTACTCACTAAGCTGATGATCCATAAGGAATTCAGACAAAAAG GTGCCACAATTAAGTTTCTTGTGCTGTACATGCTGGGAATGTTTGTTCCCTATCTGTATATAATGTATCTTAGTTGGACtatatttgaaatgtttactCCTATCATGGGACGAAGTGGTTCAGAAATTCCACCAGATGTAGTGTTGGCAGGATTTATTGTGGCCATCACTATGATTCTGTCATCCTATTTT ATTAACTTCATTTACCTTGTCAAAAGTACAAAACTGACGCTAATAACTTCAACTGCTGTGTCTGTAGTCACTCTGATTCTCGTTTGCAGTGGAATCTTCTTTCCTTACAGTTCTGATATGGCTAACCCAAAGCCTAAGCGAGTCTTTCTCCAG CACACGAGCAGAAGATTTCATGACCTAGATGGAAACCTGGTTAAAAGTGACTCTGGCATATGGATTAATGGATTTGATTATAATGGAATATCTCACATAACTCCCCACATACCTGAAATCAATGACACCATTAGAACTCCATGCGAGGAGTGGGCTCCTTTTTGTGGCCTGCCTTGGATTCTACCAGTGCATTTCATGTTCCG gaaaaactgGTATCTTCCTGCTCCAGAAATTTTTCCAAGAAGCCCCATTCACTTCAAAGTTCTGGCCAAAGAGCTAATGCCCTGGAACTCTGTGAGGTTAAGCTTTGAAGTATCTG GTCCAAGTCACATGTCACTGTATATTCGGCCACACAAAGGGTCAGCTCTGTCTACCTGGTCTCTTGGAGATGGAACGCCAGTAGCTAGCATAGGAGGAGACTACTTTGTATTTTACTCCCATGGGCTGCATGCTACACCATGGAACTTCTGGATAGAGCTTACA GCTTCAGAAAAACATTCTGATGGAATAGTCTCCCTTGCCATAGCAGCACACTATTTTTTTGGGGAAGATCAAAAATCACCTCAACTCTATGCCTTACTGGAGAGACTTCCAAACTGGACGTTTTCTTCTGGTTGGTCCTGCACCTATGacctttttgtattttaa